The stretch of DNA ttacattattcTACCTGCTGGATTCCTCATAGTCCTTAAGGGGTTAAATCCTAACTGagacttaaatttaaaaaaaaatttcatgactggataaatcattatttattaacaaaaatattttgtaaatttttcatcaataaaatctaattaattatCTTCCTTTTtccagctttttttttcatttttcttctacagGATCATTCTGGATGAAAGTAGGaggaacaattttatttaatttttgaaaatcattatCAGGACCTCCTTTAACAGTCAAATCAGCATACTGCTTAATCATGTCATCAATAAACTTTCTGATATGTCGCTCATTTAGACTTATGTAGACACTTGGTAAATCACGTGGAGGACACTGAAAACGGTTGGAAGCTATTCCCAATCCTGTTGTACTATTATTCGTCACTAGAGGGGATCCACTTTCTTGGGAGCAAGGTACTGTCCAATTTGCAGCAATGCAGTACATCCTACGTTGGGAAAATAAGACGATTTTATTTGGaagaatttgttaaattatttttgatattGTTCTGTGCTAAAGCTCTTTGGCAACTCTCGATAAACTTATCAAAGACTCACTGAGCTTTTCATCGAGTGAACAGAGCGAGCTTTTCTTTGATATTGGAGCTAATAAAAGTCTTATAAGTACCTTGTTGGATGAATTATTCGCTTTcctatgtacattttttgacATTCCTTGACatccattaaatttttatggattACTTGAAGACTTTCCTCCCCAGTTCCATTCCGCTCACAATGTCCCCAGGTTGCAATTTTCACTGGAGTTCCAGTGGGAATTGGACGGAATGGCCAGTTTAGTAGGAGCATTGGCTTTATTGTCTCATTGAAAGcaattctctcaaaaataaGCACAGCAATGTCATAATCTCCCGTCCTTGGGTTGAAATGGGGATGTTTAATTGCTTGAGTAATGTGGATACCTTCATCAGGGGAAGGATGAGTTTTTCCCACAGATAAATCCATctaaatgaagaaattgaaaattaaaaagtaatttttgtgataagaaACAAATTCTTTGCATAAGATCTTTACCAAAATATAGGATTTATCTTGAATACAAAAAGCAGGAGTAACAGCCAAGTATCTGGTTATGATGGTTGCAGAGCAAATAAATTCGTGATTGTAGTAAAGGGCAGCGGTGAAAGGAAATTCCTTAATATCTGCATCATAGCATTCACTATTACTACCA from Lutzomyia longipalpis isolate SR_M1_2022 chromosome 4, ASM2433408v1 encodes:
- the LOC129794929 gene encoding trypsin 5G1-like, which translates into the protein MKAFLLIVFCCVVNFGGWANVGAEFSSKDYDGDNDWGSDNSGSNSECYDADIKEFPFTAALYYNHEFICSATIITRYLAVTPAFCIQDKSYILMDLSVGKTHPSPDEGIHITQAIKHPHFNPRTGDYDIAVLIFERIAFNETIKPMLLLNWPFRPIPTGTPVKIATWGHCERNGTGEESLQVIHKNLMDVKECQKMYIGKRIIHPTRMYCIAANWTVPCSQESGSPLVTNNSTTGLGIASNRFQCPPRDLPSVYISLNERHIRKFIDDMIKQYADLTVKGGPDNDFQKLNKIVPPTFIQNDPVEEK